One genomic region from Macaca mulatta isolate MMU2019108-1 chromosome 20, T2T-MMU8v2.0, whole genome shotgun sequence encodes:
- the ADGRG1 gene encoding adhesion G-protein coupled receptor G1 isoform X4 yields the protein MTAQSLLQTTLFLLSLLFLVQASASSGAHGRGHREDFRFCSQRNQTHISSLHYKFTPDLRISIENSEEALTVHAPFPEAHPASRSFPHPRGLYHFCLYWDRHAGRLHLLYGKHDFLLSDQASSLLCFQHQEESLAQGPPLFATSVTSWWSPQNISLPSASNFTFSFHSPPHTAAHNASVDMCELKRDLQLLSQFLKHPQKASRRPSGTPASQQLQSLESKLTSVRFMGDTVSFEEDRVNATVWKLQPTAGLQDLHIHSRQEQEQSEILEYSVLLPRTLFQRTKGRRGEAEKRLLLVDFSSQALFQDKNSSQVLGEKVLGIVVQNTKVANLTEPVVLTFQHQPQPKNVTLQCVFWVEDPTLSNPGRWSSAGCETVRRETQTSCFCNHLTYFAVLMVSSVEVDAVHKHYLSLLSYVGCVVSALACVVTIAAYLCSRRKPRDYTIKVHMNLLLAVFLLDVSFLLSEPVALTGSQSGCRASAIFLHFSLLACLSWMGLEGYNLYRLVVEVFGTYIPGYLLKLSAMGWGFPIFLVTLVALVDVDNYGPIILAVHRTPESVIYPSMCWIRDSLVSYITNLGLFSLVFLFNMAMLGTMVVQILRLRPHTQKWSHVLTLLGLSLVLGLPWALIFFSFASGTFQLVVLYLFSIITSFQGFLIFLWYWSMRLQARGGPSPLKSNSDSARLPISTGSTSSSRI from the exons cctctgcctcctcaggTGCCCACGGCAGGGGCCACAGGGAAGACTTTCGCTTCTGCAGCCAGCGGAACCAGACACACATTAGCAGCCTCCACTACAAATTCACGCCAGACCTGCGCATCTCCATCGAGAACTCCGAGGAGGCCCTCACAGTCCATGCCCCCTTCCCGGAAGCCCACCCTGCTTCCCGATCCTTCCCTCACCCCAGGGGCCTCTACCATTTCTGCCTCTACTGGGACCGACATGCTGGGAGATTGCATCTTCTCTATGGCAAGCATGACTTCTTGCTGAGTGACCAAGCCTCTAGCCTCCTCTGCTTCCAGCACCAGGAGGAGAGCCTGGCCCAGGGGCCCCCGCTGTTCGCCACTTCTGTCACCTCCTGGTGGAGCCCTCAGAACATCAGCCTGCCCAGTGCCTCCAACTTCACCTTCTCCTTCCACA GTCCTCCCCACACAGCTGCTCACAATGCCTCGGTGGACATGTGCGAGCTCAAAAGGGACCTCCAGCTGCTCAGCCAGTTCCTGAAGCATCCCCAGAAGGCCTCGAGGAGGCCCTCGGGCACCCCTGCCAGCCA GCAGTTGCAGAGCTTGGAATCGAAGCTGACCTCTGTGAGATTCATGGGGGACACGGTGTCCTTCGAGGAGGACCGGGTCAACGCCACGGTGTGGAAGCTCCAGCCCACAGCTGGCCTCCAGGACCTGCATATCCACTCCCGGCAGGAG CAGGAGCAGAGCGAGATCTTGGAGTACTCGGTGCTGCTGCCTCGAACACTCTTCCAGAGGACGAAAGGCCGGAGAGGGGAGGCTGAGAAGAGACTCCTCCTGGTGGACTTCAGCAGCCAAGCCCTGTTCCAG GACAAGAATTCCAGCCAAGTCCTGGGTGAGAAGGTCTTGGGGATTGTGGTGCAGAATACCAAAGTAGCCAACCTCACGGAGCCCGTGGTGCTCACCTTCCAGCACCAGCCACAGCCG aagaatgtgactctgcaatGTGTATTCTGGGTTGAAGACCCGACAT TGAGCAACCCGGGGCGTTGGAGCAGTGCTGGGTGTGAGACCGTCAGGAGAGAAACCCAAACATCCTGCTTCTGCAACCACTTGACCTACTTTGCAGTGTTGATG GTCTCCTCGGTGGAGGTGGATGCCGTGCACAAGCACTACCTGAGCCTTCTCTCCTACGTGGGATGTGTCGTCTCTGCCCTGGCCTGTGTCGTCACCATTGCCGCCTACCTCTGCTCCAG GAGGAAACCTCGGGACTACACCATAAAGGTGCACATGAACCTACTGCTGGCCGTCTTCCTGCTGGACGTGAGCTTCCTGCTCAGTGAGCCGGTGGCCCTGACGGGCTCCCAGTCTGGCTGCCGAGCCAGCGCCATCTTCCTGCACTTCTCCCTGCTCGCCTGCCTTTCCTGGATGGGCCTCGAGGGCTACAACCTCTACCGACTTGTGGTGGAGGTCTTTGGCACCTACATCCCTGGCTACCTGCTCAAGCTGAGCGCCATGGGCTGGG GCTTCCCCATCTTTCTGGTGACGCTGGTGGCCCTGGTGGATGTGGACAACTATGGCCCCATCATCCTGGCTGTGCATAGGACTCCAGAGAGCGTCATCTACCCTTCCAT GTGCTGGATCCGGGACTCCCTGGTTAGCTACATCACCAACCTGGGCCTCTTCAGCCTGGTGTTTCTGTTCAACATGGCCATGCTAGGCACCATGGTGGTGCAGATCCTGCGACTGCGCCCCCACACCCAAAAGTGGTCGCATGTGCTGACGCTGCTGGGCCTCAGCCTGGTCCTTGGCCTACCCTGGGCCTTGATCTTCTTCTCCTTTGCTTCTGGAACCTTCCAGCTTGTCGTCCTCTACCTTTTCAGCATCATCACCTCCTTCCAAG GCTTCCTCATCTTCCTCTGGTACTGGTCCATGCGGCTACAGGCCCGGGGTGGCCCCTCCCCTCTGAAGAGCAACTCAGACAGCGCCAGGCTCCCCATCAGCACGGGCAGCACCTCATCCAGCCGCATCTAG
- the ADGRG1 gene encoding adhesion G-protein coupled receptor G1 isoform X2: MTAQSLLQTTLFLLSLLFLVQASASSGAHGRGHREDFRFCSQRNQTHISSLHYKFTPDLRISIENSEEALTVHAPFPEAHPASRSFPHPRGLYHFCLYWDRHAGRLHLLYGKHDFLLSDQASSLLCFQHQEESLAQGPPLFATSVTSWWSPQNISLPSASNFTFSFHSPPHTAAHNASVDMCELKRDLQLLSQFLKHPQKASRRPSGTPASQQLQSLESKLTSVRFMGDTVSFEEDRVNATVWKLQPTAGLQDLHIHSRQEEQSEILEYSVLLPRTLFQRTKGRRGEAEKRLLLVDFSSQALFQDKNSSQVLGEKVLGIVVQNTKVANLTEPVVLTFQHQPQPKNVTLQCVFWVEDPTLSNPGRWSSAGCETVRRETQTSCFCNHLTYFAVLMVSSVEVDAVHKHYLSLLSYVGCVVSALACVVTIAAYLCSRVPLPCRRKPRDYTIKVHMNLLLAVFLLDVSFLLSEPVALTGSQSGCRASAIFLHFSLLACLSWMGLEGYNLYRLVVEVFGTYIPGYLLKLSAMGWGFPIFLVTLVALVDVDNYGPIILAVHRTPESVIYPSMCWIRDSLVSYITNLGLFSLVFLFNMAMLGTMVVQILRLRPHTQKWSHVLTLLGLSLVLGLPWALIFFSFASGTFQLVVLYLFSIITSFQGFLIFLWYWSMRLQARGGPSPLKSNSDSARLPISTGSTSSSRI; encoded by the exons cctctgcctcctcaggTGCCCACGGCAGGGGCCACAGGGAAGACTTTCGCTTCTGCAGCCAGCGGAACCAGACACACATTAGCAGCCTCCACTACAAATTCACGCCAGACCTGCGCATCTCCATCGAGAACTCCGAGGAGGCCCTCACAGTCCATGCCCCCTTCCCGGAAGCCCACCCTGCTTCCCGATCCTTCCCTCACCCCAGGGGCCTCTACCATTTCTGCCTCTACTGGGACCGACATGCTGGGAGATTGCATCTTCTCTATGGCAAGCATGACTTCTTGCTGAGTGACCAAGCCTCTAGCCTCCTCTGCTTCCAGCACCAGGAGGAGAGCCTGGCCCAGGGGCCCCCGCTGTTCGCCACTTCTGTCACCTCCTGGTGGAGCCCTCAGAACATCAGCCTGCCCAGTGCCTCCAACTTCACCTTCTCCTTCCACA GTCCTCCCCACACAGCTGCTCACAATGCCTCGGTGGACATGTGCGAGCTCAAAAGGGACCTCCAGCTGCTCAGCCAGTTCCTGAAGCATCCCCAGAAGGCCTCGAGGAGGCCCTCGGGCACCCCTGCCAGCCA GCAGTTGCAGAGCTTGGAATCGAAGCTGACCTCTGTGAGATTCATGGGGGACACGGTGTCCTTCGAGGAGGACCGGGTCAACGCCACGGTGTGGAAGCTCCAGCCCACAGCTGGCCTCCAGGACCTGCATATCCACTCCCGGCAGGAG GAGCAGAGCGAGATCTTGGAGTACTCGGTGCTGCTGCCTCGAACACTCTTCCAGAGGACGAAAGGCCGGAGAGGGGAGGCTGAGAAGAGACTCCTCCTGGTGGACTTCAGCAGCCAAGCCCTGTTCCAG GACAAGAATTCCAGCCAAGTCCTGGGTGAGAAGGTCTTGGGGATTGTGGTGCAGAATACCAAAGTAGCCAACCTCACGGAGCCCGTGGTGCTCACCTTCCAGCACCAGCCACAGCCG aagaatgtgactctgcaatGTGTATTCTGGGTTGAAGACCCGACAT TGAGCAACCCGGGGCGTTGGAGCAGTGCTGGGTGTGAGACCGTCAGGAGAGAAACCCAAACATCCTGCTTCTGCAACCACTTGACCTACTTTGCAGTGTTGATG GTCTCCTCGGTGGAGGTGGATGCCGTGCACAAGCACTACCTGAGCCTTCTCTCCTACGTGGGATGTGTCGTCTCTGCCCTGGCCTGTGTCGTCACCATTGCCGCCTACCTCTGCTCCAG GGTGCCCCTGCCGTGCAGGAGGAAACCTCGGGACTACACCATAAAGGTGCACATGAACCTACTGCTGGCCGTCTTCCTGCTGGACGTGAGCTTCCTGCTCAGTGAGCCGGTGGCCCTGACGGGCTCCCAGTCTGGCTGCCGAGCCAGCGCCATCTTCCTGCACTTCTCCCTGCTCGCCTGCCTTTCCTGGATGGGCCTCGAGGGCTACAACCTCTACCGACTTGTGGTGGAGGTCTTTGGCACCTACATCCCTGGCTACCTGCTCAAGCTGAGCGCCATGGGCTGGG GCTTCCCCATCTTTCTGGTGACGCTGGTGGCCCTGGTGGATGTGGACAACTATGGCCCCATCATCCTGGCTGTGCATAGGACTCCAGAGAGCGTCATCTACCCTTCCAT GTGCTGGATCCGGGACTCCCTGGTTAGCTACATCACCAACCTGGGCCTCTTCAGCCTGGTGTTTCTGTTCAACATGGCCATGCTAGGCACCATGGTGGTGCAGATCCTGCGACTGCGCCCCCACACCCAAAAGTGGTCGCATGTGCTGACGCTGCTGGGCCTCAGCCTGGTCCTTGGCCTACCCTGGGCCTTGATCTTCTTCTCCTTTGCTTCTGGAACCTTCCAGCTTGTCGTCCTCTACCTTTTCAGCATCATCACCTCCTTCCAAG GCTTCCTCATCTTCCTCTGGTACTGGTCCATGCGGCTACAGGCCCGGGGTGGCCCCTCCCCTCTGAAGAGCAACTCAGACAGCGCCAGGCTCCCCATCAGCACGGGCAGCACCTCATCCAGCCGCATCTAG
- the ADGRG1 gene encoding adhesion G-protein coupled receptor G1 isoform X9 — MTAQSLLQTTLFLLSLLFLVQGAHGRGHREDFRFCSQRNQTHISSLHYKFTPDLRISIENSEEALTVHAPFPEAHPASRSFPHPRGLYHFCLYWDRHAGRLHLLYGKHDFLLSDQASSLLCFQHQEESLAQGPPLFATSVTSWWSPQNISLPSASNFTFSFHSPPHTAAHNASVDMCELKRDLQLLSQFLKHPQKASRRPSGTPASQQLQSLESKLTSVRFMGDTVSFEEDRVNATVWKLQPTAGLQDLHIHSRQEEQSEILEYSVLLPRTLFQRTKGRRGEAEKRLLLVDFSSQALFQDKNSSQVLGEKVLGIVVQNTKVANLTEPVVLTFQHQPQPKNVTLQCVFWVEDPTLSNPGRWSSAGCETVRRETQTSCFCNHLTYFAVLMVSSVEVDAVHKHYLSLLSYVGCVVSALACVVTIAAYLCSRRKPRDYTIKVHMNLLLAVFLLDVSFLLSEPVALTGSQSGCRASAIFLHFSLLACLSWMGLEGYNLYRLVVEVFGTYIPGYLLKLSAMGWGFPIFLVTLVALVDVDNYGPIILAVHRTPESVIYPSMCWIRDSLVSYITNLGLFSLVFLFNMAMLGTMVVQILRLRPHTQKWSHVLTLLGLSLVLGLPWALIFFSFASGTFQLVVLYLFSIITSFQGFLIFLWYWSMRLQARGGPSPLKSNSDSARLPISTGSTSSSRI; from the exons gTGCCCACGGCAGGGGCCACAGGGAAGACTTTCGCTTCTGCAGCCAGCGGAACCAGACACACATTAGCAGCCTCCACTACAAATTCACGCCAGACCTGCGCATCTCCATCGAGAACTCCGAGGAGGCCCTCACAGTCCATGCCCCCTTCCCGGAAGCCCACCCTGCTTCCCGATCCTTCCCTCACCCCAGGGGCCTCTACCATTTCTGCCTCTACTGGGACCGACATGCTGGGAGATTGCATCTTCTCTATGGCAAGCATGACTTCTTGCTGAGTGACCAAGCCTCTAGCCTCCTCTGCTTCCAGCACCAGGAGGAGAGCCTGGCCCAGGGGCCCCCGCTGTTCGCCACTTCTGTCACCTCCTGGTGGAGCCCTCAGAACATCAGCCTGCCCAGTGCCTCCAACTTCACCTTCTCCTTCCACA GTCCTCCCCACACAGCTGCTCACAATGCCTCGGTGGACATGTGCGAGCTCAAAAGGGACCTCCAGCTGCTCAGCCAGTTCCTGAAGCATCCCCAGAAGGCCTCGAGGAGGCCCTCGGGCACCCCTGCCAGCCA GCAGTTGCAGAGCTTGGAATCGAAGCTGACCTCTGTGAGATTCATGGGGGACACGGTGTCCTTCGAGGAGGACCGGGTCAACGCCACGGTGTGGAAGCTCCAGCCCACAGCTGGCCTCCAGGACCTGCATATCCACTCCCGGCAGGAG GAGCAGAGCGAGATCTTGGAGTACTCGGTGCTGCTGCCTCGAACACTCTTCCAGAGGACGAAAGGCCGGAGAGGGGAGGCTGAGAAGAGACTCCTCCTGGTGGACTTCAGCAGCCAAGCCCTGTTCCAG GACAAGAATTCCAGCCAAGTCCTGGGTGAGAAGGTCTTGGGGATTGTGGTGCAGAATACCAAAGTAGCCAACCTCACGGAGCCCGTGGTGCTCACCTTCCAGCACCAGCCACAGCCG aagaatgtgactctgcaatGTGTATTCTGGGTTGAAGACCCGACAT TGAGCAACCCGGGGCGTTGGAGCAGTGCTGGGTGTGAGACCGTCAGGAGAGAAACCCAAACATCCTGCTTCTGCAACCACTTGACCTACTTTGCAGTGTTGATG GTCTCCTCGGTGGAGGTGGATGCCGTGCACAAGCACTACCTGAGCCTTCTCTCCTACGTGGGATGTGTCGTCTCTGCCCTGGCCTGTGTCGTCACCATTGCCGCCTACCTCTGCTCCAG GAGGAAACCTCGGGACTACACCATAAAGGTGCACATGAACCTACTGCTGGCCGTCTTCCTGCTGGACGTGAGCTTCCTGCTCAGTGAGCCGGTGGCCCTGACGGGCTCCCAGTCTGGCTGCCGAGCCAGCGCCATCTTCCTGCACTTCTCCCTGCTCGCCTGCCTTTCCTGGATGGGCCTCGAGGGCTACAACCTCTACCGACTTGTGGTGGAGGTCTTTGGCACCTACATCCCTGGCTACCTGCTCAAGCTGAGCGCCATGGGCTGGG GCTTCCCCATCTTTCTGGTGACGCTGGTGGCCCTGGTGGATGTGGACAACTATGGCCCCATCATCCTGGCTGTGCATAGGACTCCAGAGAGCGTCATCTACCCTTCCAT GTGCTGGATCCGGGACTCCCTGGTTAGCTACATCACCAACCTGGGCCTCTTCAGCCTGGTGTTTCTGTTCAACATGGCCATGCTAGGCACCATGGTGGTGCAGATCCTGCGACTGCGCCCCCACACCCAAAAGTGGTCGCATGTGCTGACGCTGCTGGGCCTCAGCCTGGTCCTTGGCCTACCCTGGGCCTTGATCTTCTTCTCCTTTGCTTCTGGAACCTTCCAGCTTGTCGTCCTCTACCTTTTCAGCATCATCACCTCCTTCCAAG GCTTCCTCATCTTCCTCTGGTACTGGTCCATGCGGCTACAGGCCCGGGGTGGCCCCTCCCCTCTGAAGAGCAACTCAGACAGCGCCAGGCTCCCCATCAGCACGGGCAGCACCTCATCCAGCCGCATCTAG
- the ADGRG1 gene encoding adhesion G-protein coupled receptor G1 isoform X1: MTAQSLLQTTLFLLSLLFLVQASASSGAHGRGHREDFRFCSQRNQTHISSLHYKFTPDLRISIENSEEALTVHAPFPEAHPASRSFPHPRGLYHFCLYWDRHAGRLHLLYGKHDFLLSDQASSLLCFQHQEESLAQGPPLFATSVTSWWSPQNISLPSASNFTFSFHSPPHTAAHNASVDMCELKRDLQLLSQFLKHPQKASRRPSGTPASQQLQSLESKLTSVRFMGDTVSFEEDRVNATVWKLQPTAGLQDLHIHSRQEQEQSEILEYSVLLPRTLFQRTKGRRGEAEKRLLLVDFSSQALFQDKNSSQVLGEKVLGIVVQNTKVANLTEPVVLTFQHQPQPKNVTLQCVFWVEDPTLSNPGRWSSAGCETVRRETQTSCFCNHLTYFAVLMVSSVEVDAVHKHYLSLLSYVGCVVSALACVVTIAAYLCSRVPLPCRRKPRDYTIKVHMNLLLAVFLLDVSFLLSEPVALTGSQSGCRASAIFLHFSLLACLSWMGLEGYNLYRLVVEVFGTYIPGYLLKLSAMGWGFPIFLVTLVALVDVDNYGPIILAVHRTPESVIYPSMCWIRDSLVSYITNLGLFSLVFLFNMAMLGTMVVQILRLRPHTQKWSHVLTLLGLSLVLGLPWALIFFSFASGTFQLVVLYLFSIITSFQGFLIFLWYWSMRLQARGGPSPLKSNSDSARLPISTGSTSSSRI; this comes from the exons cctctgcctcctcaggTGCCCACGGCAGGGGCCACAGGGAAGACTTTCGCTTCTGCAGCCAGCGGAACCAGACACACATTAGCAGCCTCCACTACAAATTCACGCCAGACCTGCGCATCTCCATCGAGAACTCCGAGGAGGCCCTCACAGTCCATGCCCCCTTCCCGGAAGCCCACCCTGCTTCCCGATCCTTCCCTCACCCCAGGGGCCTCTACCATTTCTGCCTCTACTGGGACCGACATGCTGGGAGATTGCATCTTCTCTATGGCAAGCATGACTTCTTGCTGAGTGACCAAGCCTCTAGCCTCCTCTGCTTCCAGCACCAGGAGGAGAGCCTGGCCCAGGGGCCCCCGCTGTTCGCCACTTCTGTCACCTCCTGGTGGAGCCCTCAGAACATCAGCCTGCCCAGTGCCTCCAACTTCACCTTCTCCTTCCACA GTCCTCCCCACACAGCTGCTCACAATGCCTCGGTGGACATGTGCGAGCTCAAAAGGGACCTCCAGCTGCTCAGCCAGTTCCTGAAGCATCCCCAGAAGGCCTCGAGGAGGCCCTCGGGCACCCCTGCCAGCCA GCAGTTGCAGAGCTTGGAATCGAAGCTGACCTCTGTGAGATTCATGGGGGACACGGTGTCCTTCGAGGAGGACCGGGTCAACGCCACGGTGTGGAAGCTCCAGCCCACAGCTGGCCTCCAGGACCTGCATATCCACTCCCGGCAGGAG CAGGAGCAGAGCGAGATCTTGGAGTACTCGGTGCTGCTGCCTCGAACACTCTTCCAGAGGACGAAAGGCCGGAGAGGGGAGGCTGAGAAGAGACTCCTCCTGGTGGACTTCAGCAGCCAAGCCCTGTTCCAG GACAAGAATTCCAGCCAAGTCCTGGGTGAGAAGGTCTTGGGGATTGTGGTGCAGAATACCAAAGTAGCCAACCTCACGGAGCCCGTGGTGCTCACCTTCCAGCACCAGCCACAGCCG aagaatgtgactctgcaatGTGTATTCTGGGTTGAAGACCCGACAT TGAGCAACCCGGGGCGTTGGAGCAGTGCTGGGTGTGAGACCGTCAGGAGAGAAACCCAAACATCCTGCTTCTGCAACCACTTGACCTACTTTGCAGTGTTGATG GTCTCCTCGGTGGAGGTGGATGCCGTGCACAAGCACTACCTGAGCCTTCTCTCCTACGTGGGATGTGTCGTCTCTGCCCTGGCCTGTGTCGTCACCATTGCCGCCTACCTCTGCTCCAG GGTGCCCCTGCCGTGCAGGAGGAAACCTCGGGACTACACCATAAAGGTGCACATGAACCTACTGCTGGCCGTCTTCCTGCTGGACGTGAGCTTCCTGCTCAGTGAGCCGGTGGCCCTGACGGGCTCCCAGTCTGGCTGCCGAGCCAGCGCCATCTTCCTGCACTTCTCCCTGCTCGCCTGCCTTTCCTGGATGGGCCTCGAGGGCTACAACCTCTACCGACTTGTGGTGGAGGTCTTTGGCACCTACATCCCTGGCTACCTGCTCAAGCTGAGCGCCATGGGCTGGG GCTTCCCCATCTTTCTGGTGACGCTGGTGGCCCTGGTGGATGTGGACAACTATGGCCCCATCATCCTGGCTGTGCATAGGACTCCAGAGAGCGTCATCTACCCTTCCAT GTGCTGGATCCGGGACTCCCTGGTTAGCTACATCACCAACCTGGGCCTCTTCAGCCTGGTGTTTCTGTTCAACATGGCCATGCTAGGCACCATGGTGGTGCAGATCCTGCGACTGCGCCCCCACACCCAAAAGTGGTCGCATGTGCTGACGCTGCTGGGCCTCAGCCTGGTCCTTGGCCTACCCTGGGCCTTGATCTTCTTCTCCTTTGCTTCTGGAACCTTCCAGCTTGTCGTCCTCTACCTTTTCAGCATCATCACCTCCTTCCAAG GCTTCCTCATCTTCCTCTGGTACTGGTCCATGCGGCTACAGGCCCGGGGTGGCCCCTCCCCTCTGAAGAGCAACTCAGACAGCGCCAGGCTCCCCATCAGCACGGGCAGCACCTCATCCAGCCGCATCTAG
- the ADGRG1 gene encoding adhesion G-protein coupled receptor G1 isoform X11, with amino-acid sequence MTAQSLLQTTLFLLSLLFLVQGAHGRGHREDFRFCSQRNQTHISSLHYKFTPDLRISIENSEEALTVHAPFPEAHPASRSFPHPRGLYHFCLYWDRHAGRLHLLYGKHDFLLSDQASSLLCFQHQEESLAQGPPLFATSVTSWWSPQNISLPSASNFTFSFHSPPHTAAHNASVDMCELKRDLQLLSQFLKHPQKASRRPSGTPASQQLQSLESKLTSVRFMGDTVSFEEDRVNATVWKLQPTAGLQDLHIHSRQEEQSEILEYSVLLPRTLFQRTKGRRGEAEKRLLLVDFSSQALFQDKNSSQVLGEKVLGIVVQNTKVANLTEPVVLTFQHQPQPNVTLQCVFWVEDPTLSNPGRWSSAGCETVRRETQTSCFCNHLTYFAVLMVSSVEVDAVHKHYLSLLSYVGCVVSALACVVTIAAYLCSRRKPRDYTIKVHMNLLLAVFLLDVSFLLSEPVALTGSQSGCRASAIFLHFSLLACLSWMGLEGYNLYRLVVEVFGTYIPGYLLKLSAMGWGFPIFLVTLVALVDVDNYGPIILAVHRTPESVIYPSMCWIRDSLVSYITNLGLFSLVFLFNMAMLGTMVVQILRLRPHTQKWSHVLTLLGLSLVLGLPWALIFFSFASGTFQLVVLYLFSIITSFQGFLIFLWYWSMRLQARGGPSPLKSNSDSARLPISTGSTSSSRI; translated from the exons gTGCCCACGGCAGGGGCCACAGGGAAGACTTTCGCTTCTGCAGCCAGCGGAACCAGACACACATTAGCAGCCTCCACTACAAATTCACGCCAGACCTGCGCATCTCCATCGAGAACTCCGAGGAGGCCCTCACAGTCCATGCCCCCTTCCCGGAAGCCCACCCTGCTTCCCGATCCTTCCCTCACCCCAGGGGCCTCTACCATTTCTGCCTCTACTGGGACCGACATGCTGGGAGATTGCATCTTCTCTATGGCAAGCATGACTTCTTGCTGAGTGACCAAGCCTCTAGCCTCCTCTGCTTCCAGCACCAGGAGGAGAGCCTGGCCCAGGGGCCCCCGCTGTTCGCCACTTCTGTCACCTCCTGGTGGAGCCCTCAGAACATCAGCCTGCCCAGTGCCTCCAACTTCACCTTCTCCTTCCACA GTCCTCCCCACACAGCTGCTCACAATGCCTCGGTGGACATGTGCGAGCTCAAAAGGGACCTCCAGCTGCTCAGCCAGTTCCTGAAGCATCCCCAGAAGGCCTCGAGGAGGCCCTCGGGCACCCCTGCCAGCCA GCAGTTGCAGAGCTTGGAATCGAAGCTGACCTCTGTGAGATTCATGGGGGACACGGTGTCCTTCGAGGAGGACCGGGTCAACGCCACGGTGTGGAAGCTCCAGCCCACAGCTGGCCTCCAGGACCTGCATATCCACTCCCGGCAGGAG GAGCAGAGCGAGATCTTGGAGTACTCGGTGCTGCTGCCTCGAACACTCTTCCAGAGGACGAAAGGCCGGAGAGGGGAGGCTGAGAAGAGACTCCTCCTGGTGGACTTCAGCAGCCAAGCCCTGTTCCAG GACAAGAATTCCAGCCAAGTCCTGGGTGAGAAGGTCTTGGGGATTGTGGTGCAGAATACCAAAGTAGCCAACCTCACGGAGCCCGTGGTGCTCACCTTCCAGCACCAGCCACAGCCG aatgtgactctgcaatGTGTATTCTGGGTTGAAGACCCGACAT TGAGCAACCCGGGGCGTTGGAGCAGTGCTGGGTGTGAGACCGTCAGGAGAGAAACCCAAACATCCTGCTTCTGCAACCACTTGACCTACTTTGCAGTGTTGATG GTCTCCTCGGTGGAGGTGGATGCCGTGCACAAGCACTACCTGAGCCTTCTCTCCTACGTGGGATGTGTCGTCTCTGCCCTGGCCTGTGTCGTCACCATTGCCGCCTACCTCTGCTCCAG GAGGAAACCTCGGGACTACACCATAAAGGTGCACATGAACCTACTGCTGGCCGTCTTCCTGCTGGACGTGAGCTTCCTGCTCAGTGAGCCGGTGGCCCTGACGGGCTCCCAGTCTGGCTGCCGAGCCAGCGCCATCTTCCTGCACTTCTCCCTGCTCGCCTGCCTTTCCTGGATGGGCCTCGAGGGCTACAACCTCTACCGACTTGTGGTGGAGGTCTTTGGCACCTACATCCCTGGCTACCTGCTCAAGCTGAGCGCCATGGGCTGGG GCTTCCCCATCTTTCTGGTGACGCTGGTGGCCCTGGTGGATGTGGACAACTATGGCCCCATCATCCTGGCTGTGCATAGGACTCCAGAGAGCGTCATCTACCCTTCCAT GTGCTGGATCCGGGACTCCCTGGTTAGCTACATCACCAACCTGGGCCTCTTCAGCCTGGTGTTTCTGTTCAACATGGCCATGCTAGGCACCATGGTGGTGCAGATCCTGCGACTGCGCCCCCACACCCAAAAGTGGTCGCATGTGCTGACGCTGCTGGGCCTCAGCCTGGTCCTTGGCCTACCCTGGGCCTTGATCTTCTTCTCCTTTGCTTCTGGAACCTTCCAGCTTGTCGTCCTCTACCTTTTCAGCATCATCACCTCCTTCCAAG GCTTCCTCATCTTCCTCTGGTACTGGTCCATGCGGCTACAGGCCCGGGGTGGCCCCTCCCCTCTGAAGAGCAACTCAGACAGCGCCAGGCTCCCCATCAGCACGGGCAGCACCTCATCCAGCCGCATCTAG